One window of Methanobacterium alkalithermotolerans genomic DNA carries:
- a CDS encoding EMC3/TMCO1 family protein translates to MVLEIIYEALNVILGPLIAIDPNSQNPMFAIFVISTLVAFITTLANKLLVNQDRLQSLKKEMQEFQQEMNNARKSGDAKALEKIQKQQMEFMDKQKEMMTMSFKPMIVTFLPIILVFYWMAQEPSISQTVVMLPQVAYYVLLVPLWHTFYVPAATTPPGAIEWLGWYILCSFAMSQVFRKFMGLKGGM, encoded by the coding sequence ATGGTACTTGAAATAATATATGAGGCTTTAAACGTAATTTTAGGCCCATTGATTGCCATAGATCCTAACTCTCAAAACCCCATGTTTGCCATATTTGTAATATCCACTCTGGTGGCCTTCATTACAACTCTGGCCAATAAACTACTGGTCAATCAGGATAGGTTGCAATCTTTGAAAAAGGAAATGCAAGAATTCCAGCAGGAAATGAATAATGCCCGAAAATCAGGAGATGCTAAGGCCTTAGAAAAAATTCAAAAGCAACAGATGGAATTCATGGATAAGCAGAAGGAAATGATGACCATGTCCTTCAAGCCCATGATTGTTACTTTTCTCCCTATTATTCTGGTATTTTACTGGATGGCTCAAGAACCAAGCATATCTCAAACTGTGGTAATGCTGCCTCAAGTGGCCTACTACGTACTTCTGGTACCGCTCTGGCACACCTTTTATGTACCTGCTGCCACCACTCCTCCGGGAGCAATCGAATGGTTGGGATGGTATATTTTATGTTCCTTTGCCATGTCACAAGTATTCCGGAAGTTCATGGGCCTCAAAGGTGGAATGTAA
- a CDS encoding 50S ribosomal protein L34e, which produces MTNLRHRSRSYKRTFKRTPGGKTVLQYKKKKPAKHICAECNKLLHGVPRGRSYQIRKLSKTKKRPNRPYGGYLCSECARKHFKKEARS; this is translated from the coding sequence ATGACAAATTTAAGACACAGATCCAGATCATATAAGAGGACTTTCAAAAGGACTCCTGGAGGAAAAACGGTTTTACAATATAAAAAGAAAAAACCAGCTAAGCACATATGTGCTGAATGTAACAAACTTCTCCATGGTGTTCCTCGAGGTAGATCCTACCAGATAAGAAAATTATCCAAGACTAAAAAGAGACCTAACCGCCCTTATGGTGGATATCTCTGTTCTGAATGCGCCCGCAAACATTTCAAAAAAGAGGCCAGGTCCTGA
- the cmk gene encoding (d)CMP kinase gives MIITIGGLAGTGTTTAARLLSEKLKIPFVSAGDIFRQMAAENGQDILTFSKFAENNIEVDLEIDRRQAQMAKEAEDLIVEGRLSAHFVDADLKVWMIAPFEVRAHRISGRESKPVEVTKKEIKIREDSEASRYLDIHQIDIHNMEIYDLILNTNSFQAEKVAEIIFKVQEVI, from the coding sequence ATGATTATTACCATCGGTGGACTGGCAGGTACGGGAACCACCACTGCCGCCAGATTATTATCTGAAAAACTTAAAATACCCTTTGTATCTGCCGGGGATATCTTCCGTCAGATGGCTGCAGAAAACGGTCAGGATATTTTAACTTTCAGTAAATTCGCCGAGAATAATATTGAAGTTGACCTGGAAATTGATAGAAGGCAGGCACAGATGGCAAAGGAAGCTGAAGACCTTATTGTTGAAGGAAGGTTGTCAGCCCATTTTGTTGATGCTGATCTAAAAGTATGGATGATTGCTCCTTTTGAGGTTAGAGCCCATAGAATTAGTGGGAGGGAATCTAAACCTGTAGAAGTAACCAAAAAAGAAATCAAAATACGTGAAGACAGCGAAGCTAGTAGATATCTGGATATACATCAGATTGATATTCATAACATGGAAATTTACGACTTAATCTTGAATACTAACAGTTTTCAAGCTGAAAAAGTTGCAGAAATTATATTTAAAGTTCAAGAGGTGATTTGA
- a CDS encoding 50S ribosomal protein L14e, with amino-acid sequence MPAIEVGRVCVKIAGREAGQKCVIVDIIDEKFVEVVGTSVKNRRCNINHLEPLEKTMEINSEDPEVIKKELEALE; translated from the coding sequence TTGCCAGCAATAGAAGTAGGAAGAGTATGTGTTAAAATAGCCGGTAGAGAAGCCGGACAAAAATGTGTAATTGTTGACATTATTGATGAAAAATTCGTAGAAGTGGTTGGTACTTCTGTTAAAAACCGCAGATGTAATATTAATCATCTGGAACCATTAGAAAAAACTATGGAAATAAATTCTGAAGATCCAGAAGTTATTAAAAAAGAACTGGAAGCTTTAGAATAA
- a CDS encoding RNA-guided pseudouridylation complex pseudouridine synthase subunit Cbf5, whose protein sequence is MENFLIKAESETSSLYGCWPDKRPIEEHLRLGVINLDKPSGPTSHEVDSWVRRILHADKTGHGGTLDPRVTGILPVGVDNATRVIQLLLGAPKEYVCLMRLHHEVDEEDIRNILAEFQGKIYQTPPLKSAVKRELRVRNIYYINILEIQDKDVLFIIGCEAGTYIRKYCHDIGEALGIGAHMAELRRTKAGPFVEDETLTTLHDLNDAYHYWKEDNDESFLRKCVLPMEVAVTHLPKIVIRDSAVDAICHGADLAAGGIVGLDDNIKKGDLISVQTLKGELVASGESMDNSLEILQSEKGIMVDIKKVFMEPGTYPRMWK, encoded by the coding sequence ATGGAAAATTTTCTAATTAAGGCTGAAAGTGAAACCAGTTCTCTTTATGGGTGCTGGCCTGATAAAAGGCCTATTGAAGAACACCTACGTCTGGGCGTCATTAATCTAGACAAGCCTTCTGGACCTACCTCCCATGAAGTGGATTCCTGGGTTCGTAGAATTTTACATGCTGATAAAACCGGTCATGGTGGAACCCTGGATCCCCGGGTTACTGGCATACTGCCTGTGGGAGTAGATAATGCTACCCGGGTAATCCAGTTACTCCTGGGGGCTCCCAAAGAATATGTTTGTTTAATGAGACTACATCATGAAGTTGATGAAGAGGATATAAGAAACATATTGGCTGAATTTCAGGGTAAAATATATCAAACTCCTCCTTTAAAATCTGCAGTAAAAAGAGAACTAAGAGTCAGGAATATTTATTACATAAATATCCTGGAGATACAGGACAAAGATGTTTTATTCATCATTGGATGTGAGGCAGGAACTTATATTCGTAAGTACTGCCATGATATTGGTGAAGCACTGGGCATTGGGGCCCATATGGCGGAACTACGCCGAACTAAAGCAGGCCCCTTTGTGGAGGATGAAACTTTAACCACCCTGCATGATCTCAATGATGCTTATCATTACTGGAAGGAGGATAATGATGAGTCCTTCCTTAGAAAATGCGTACTTCCCATGGAAGTAGCAGTTACCCATTTACCTAAAATAGTAATTCGTGATTCCGCAGTGGATGCTATATGCCATGGTGCAGACTTAGCAGCAGGGGGTATAGTTGGACTGGATGATAACATCAAAAAAGGTGATTTAATATCAGTTCAAACCCTTAAAGGTGAGCTGGTGGCTTCTGGTGAAAGTATGGATAATTCACTGGAAATATTACAATCTGAGAAAGGTATTATGGTAGATATAAAAAAGGTTTTTATGGAACCGGGAACATATCCTAGGATGTGGAAATAA